A genomic stretch from Candidatus Deferrimicrobiaceae bacterium includes:
- the thiE gene encoding thiamine phosphate synthase produces the protein MTDRISIDRWRLYLITDAQLSRGRSHLEVAEAAIRGGADVIQLRDKTASGGALYQVALALRKLTRNARVPLIVNDRLDIALAVDADGVHVGQSDLPASVVRRILGPGKILGVTAETGEEALLAEKDGADYLGVGPVFEARGTKSDAGEPQGLEQIARIRGVSRLPIVAIGGIKAENARRVREAGATAVAVISAIVAADDIAQAARQLKSVLGGA, from the coding sequence ATGACCGACAGGATCTCGATCGACCGTTGGCGGCTCTATCTCATCACGGACGCGCAGCTTTCCCGCGGGCGGTCCCACCTCGAGGTGGCGGAAGCGGCGATCCGGGGCGGGGCCGATGTCATCCAGCTGCGCGACAAAACCGCCTCCGGCGGAGCGCTTTACCAGGTCGCGCTCGCTCTGCGGAAGCTTACCCGCAATGCGAGGGTCCCTTTGATCGTGAACGACCGCCTCGATATCGCACTGGCCGTCGACGCCGACGGGGTCCATGTCGGCCAGAGCGACCTGCCCGCCTCCGTGGTGCGCAGGATCCTGGGACCGGGCAAGATCCTGGGGGTCACGGCGGAGACGGGAGAGGAAGCTCTCCTGGCGGAAAAGGACGGCGCGGATTATCTCGGGGTGGGCCCGGTGTTCGAGGCCCGGGGGACCAAGTCGGATGCCGGAGAGCCCCAGGGCCTGGAACAGATCGCGCGGATCCGCGGGGTTTCCCGGCTCCCCATCGTTGCGATCGGGGGGATCAAGGCGGAAAATGCCCGGCGGGTTCGGGAAGCGGGAGCAACTGCCGTGGCGGTGATCTCCGCGATCGTCGCGGCGGACGATATCGCACAGGCGGCAAGACAGCTGAAATCCGTGCTGGGCGGCGCATGA